Proteins from a genomic interval of Rhodothermales bacterium:
- a CDS encoding TIGR00159 family protein — protein sequence MTIFDWVIPIRVVDLLEIALVAWILYRLYQWMRGTIAVQIFAGILALYLIQVLVTAANMTMLQALFGALGDVFVLAVIILFQPEIRRLLLLVGQNPLVRRFMSSPAQEERISSVVDAVSEMSSRKIGALIAFERTAGLRSYVETGAELHAYISRDLLLTIFYSQNPLHDGAVIVRNGRIEAARCILPVSASMNLGSDLGLRHRAAIGLTEQTDAVVVVVSEETGRVSVSEEGRLERNVSTGRLREILVEALSPQLTPTKEAANA from the coding sequence GTGACCATTTTCGACTGGGTCATACCGATCCGTGTCGTCGATCTCCTGGAGATCGCGCTCGTCGCGTGGATTCTGTACAGGCTGTACCAGTGGATGCGCGGCACCATCGCCGTGCAGATTTTTGCGGGCATTCTGGCTCTCTACCTCATCCAGGTGCTCGTGACGGCGGCGAACATGACCATGCTGCAAGCCCTGTTCGGGGCGCTGGGCGATGTGTTCGTGCTCGCCGTCATCATTCTCTTTCAGCCCGAAATCCGCCGTCTCCTCCTCCTGGTAGGCCAGAATCCGCTCGTGCGACGATTCATGTCCTCGCCGGCGCAGGAGGAGCGCATCTCATCGGTCGTCGATGCCGTCAGTGAGATGAGTTCACGCAAGATCGGCGCGCTCATCGCATTTGAGCGCACGGCCGGGCTGCGCAGTTATGTCGAGACCGGTGCCGAACTGCACGCGTACATCTCGCGCGACCTGTTGCTGACCATCTTCTACTCGCAGAACCCGCTGCACGACGGCGCAGTGATCGTGCGCAACGGACGCATTGAGGCCGCCCGATGCATCCTGCCGGTGTCTGCCAGCATGAATCTCGGCTCTGATTTGGGCCTGCGCCATCGGGCCGCGATCGGTCTGACCGAGCAGACGGACGCTGTGGTAGTCGTCGTGTCCGAGGAAACCGGTCGGGTGTCCGTGTCGGAGGAGGGGCGCCTGGAGCGCAACGTATCCACGGGCCGCCTTCGTGAGATCCTCGTGGAAGCCCTGTCGCCCCAACTCACCCCCACGAAGGAAGCCGCCAATGCCTGA
- a CDS encoding protein-L-isoaspartate(D-aspartate) O-methyltransferase, translating into MPELDPKRRFRRQRQALVDLLRQKGIQDERVLAAMGEVPRHLFMDQALQRRAYEDEALPIGLSQTISQPFTVAYQTERLATRPGERILEIGTGSGYQAAVLATLGVSLFSVERLRPLFERSRTLLRDLGYRVNCRHGDGTKGWETVAPFDGIIVTAGAIGIPPALLEQLREPEDDRPGGRLIIPVGGSGGQVMQRVVRRGANNYEREEFDGFSFVPLIPD; encoded by the coding sequence ATGCCTGAACTCGATCCGAAGCGCCGCTTCCGAAGGCAGCGTCAGGCCCTGGTGGATCTGCTCCGCCAGAAGGGCATCCAGGACGAGCGGGTGCTCGCCGCCATGGGCGAGGTGCCCCGGCACCTGTTCATGGATCAGGCCCTTCAGCGGCGCGCCTACGAAGACGAGGCGCTGCCCATCGGCCTGTCCCAAACCATCTCCCAGCCCTTCACGGTGGCCTACCAGACCGAGCGGCTGGCTACCCGCCCCGGTGAGCGCATCCTGGAGATCGGCACCGGCAGTGGCTACCAGGCTGCCGTGCTGGCGACGCTCGGCGTCAGTCTGTTCAGCGTGGAACGGCTGCGGCCGCTGTTCGAACGCTCCCGGACCCTGCTGCGCGACCTGGGATATCGCGTCAACTGTCGACATGGTGACGGCACCAAAGGGTGGGAGACCGTGGCACCGTTCGACGGCATCATTGTTACGGCAGGCGCGATCGGCATCCCCCCCGCGCTGCTTGAACAGCTTCGGGAGCCGGAAGACGATCGCCCCGGAGGCCGACTCATCATTCCGGTCGGCGGATCCGGCGGCCAGGTCATGCAGCGCGTGGTGCGTAGGGGCGCCAACAACTACGAGCGCGAAGAATTTGACGGTTTCAGCTTCGTGCCGCTGATCCCCGACTGA
- a CDS encoding EutN/CcmL family microcompartment protein: MNLGKVIGRVWATQKVDTLEGRRLLVVQPLTFDREEAGAPLIALDTVDSGDGDHVIYVSSTEATIPFKPALTPTDATIVGVVDRVDNRGASWTAT; the protein is encoded by the coding sequence ATGAACCTCGGCAAAGTGATTGGTCGGGTCTGGGCCACGCAAAAGGTGGATACACTGGAGGGGCGCAGGCTCCTGGTGGTGCAGCCGCTGACCTTTGATCGGGAGGAGGCGGGGGCACCGCTGATTGCGCTGGATACGGTTGACTCCGGTGACGGCGACCACGTTATCTATGTGTCCTCCACGGAGGCGACCATTCCGTTCAAGCCTGCCCTCACACCGACCGATGCGACCATCGTAGGCGTGGTGGACCGGGTGGATAACCGCGGCGCGTCCTGGACGGCTACTTGA
- a CDS encoding EutN/CcmL family microcompartment protein, producing MTLGKVVGTVWATRKDEQLTGMKLQIVKELGLDGGVKDKFVVAVDSVGAGVGETVLFAQGSSARQTELTRNKPIDAVITAIVDRVDAD from the coding sequence ATGACGTTGGGGAAAGTCGTAGGGACCGTCTGGGCTACCCGGAAGGATGAGCAGCTGACGGGGATGAAGCTGCAGATCGTGAAGGAGCTGGGGCTCGACGGGGGCGTGAAGGACAAGTTTGTGGTGGCCGTGGACTCGGTGGGTGCGGGCGTCGGGGAGACGGTGCTGTTTGCACAGGGGTCGAGTGCCCGGCAGACGGAGCTGACCCGAAACAAGCCCATCGACGCCGTGATCACGGCCATTGTGGACCGCGTGGACGCGGACTGA
- a CDS encoding aspartate aminotransferase family protein, whose amino-acid sequence MTELAHAARRAEAWLEALSDRPVAATASHTELKHALSVDLPEHGEAFPDVLEVLLGDAERGLIGSGSPRFFGWVIGGTHPAALAADWLTSAFDQNVAIYQTAPMAAVAEEIAGRWLKQLLGLPEEASFAMVTGCQMAHFTALAAARHRVLARKGVDVERDGLFAAPRVRVLTGAHRHESLIRALRFLGLGSDCVRLVDLDTQGRMDMGHLARVLDEEPDAPTILCLMAGDLNTGAADPFAEACALAHAAGAWVHVDGAFGLWMRAGSDGANALPGCELADSWATDGHKWLQLPFDTGFSFVRDEQAHQAAMTMTATYLPQADGAGRDPMRFNPEWSRRARGIVTYVALRCMGQEAIARIVDECCRHARNLVDGLGAIEGVEVVAPARMNQGLVRFLDVHGDHDAHTDRMIAAIQAEGTAWFGGTTWKGVRAMRISVCNYRTTDADVDATIRAVRRVVAG is encoded by the coding sequence ATGACTGAGCTCGCACACGCCGCACGCCGGGCCGAAGCCTGGCTCGAAGCCCTTTCGGACCGCCCGGTGGCGGCGACGGCATCCCACACTGAGCTGAAACACGCGCTTTCGGTGGACCTGCCGGAGCACGGAGAAGCGTTCCCCGACGTCCTCGAGGTGCTGCTGGGAGACGCCGAGCGTGGGCTCATCGGATCCGGGAGTCCGCGCTTCTTCGGCTGGGTCATCGGTGGTACCCATCCGGCCGCCCTGGCCGCCGACTGGTTGACCTCGGCGTTCGATCAGAACGTGGCGATCTACCAGACCGCCCCCATGGCGGCGGTCGCGGAAGAGATCGCGGGCCGTTGGCTGAAGCAGTTGCTTGGCCTGCCCGAGGAGGCCAGCTTCGCCATGGTGACCGGGTGCCAGATGGCCCACTTTACGGCGCTTGCGGCAGCGCGCCACCGCGTGCTGGCCCGAAAGGGCGTCGATGTGGAGCGTGATGGGCTGTTCGCCGCTCCGCGGGTCCGGGTGCTCACCGGAGCCCATCGACATGAGTCCCTGATCCGGGCCCTGCGCTTCCTCGGACTTGGCTCCGACTGCGTGAGGCTGGTCGATCTGGACACGCAAGGGCGCATGGATATGGGTCATCTTGCCAGGGTGCTGGATGAGGAGCCCGACGCACCGACCATTCTTTGCCTGATGGCGGGGGATCTGAATACAGGCGCGGCAGATCCGTTTGCCGAAGCCTGCGCCCTGGCGCACGCAGCAGGTGCCTGGGTGCACGTGGACGGCGCGTTCGGACTCTGGATGCGTGCCGGCAGCGACGGTGCCAATGCGCTGCCGGGATGCGAACTGGCCGACTCATGGGCGACCGACGGTCACAAATGGCTGCAGCTTCCGTTCGACACGGGGTTCTCATTCGTCCGGGATGAGCAGGCCCACCAGGCTGCGATGACCATGACCGCCACGTACCTGCCGCAGGCCGACGGAGCCGGGCGGGATCCCATGCGCTTCAACCCCGAGTGGTCACGGCGCGCCCGCGGGATTGTCACCTATGTGGCGCTGCGGTGCATGGGGCAGGAGGCCATCGCCCGTATTGTGGACGAGTGCTGTCGACATGCCCGGAATCTGGTCGATGGGCTGGGTGCCATTGAGGGCGTGGAGGTCGTGGCGCCGGCGCGCATGAATCAGGGGCTGGTGCGCTTCCTGGATGTGCACGGGGATCATGATGCGCACACGGACCGAATGATTGCAGCCATTCAGGCAGAGGGCACCGCGTGGTTCGGCGGCACCACCTGGAAGGGCGTACGGGCGATGCGCATTTCGGTCTGCAACTACCGCACGACGGATGCGGACGTGGATGCAACGATCCGGGCGGTGCGGCGCGTGGTTGCCGGTTGA